A section of the Thermodesulfobacteriota bacterium genome encodes:
- the ilvB gene encoding biosynthetic-type acetolactate synthase large subunit — protein MLKRTGAQIFVDVLKSEGVDTIFCYPGGATLNITDRLADCPEIKQIVVRHEQGAVHAADGYARATGKVGVCLVTSGPGATNTVTGLATAYMDSIPVIVFSCQVNTSLIGNDAFQEADIVGITRPCTKHNYLVKDVKDLPRIMKEAFHIARTGRPGPVLVDIPKDVTSALTDAKIPEKVFIRGYQPNYNPHLGQLKRALRLIAQSKRPILYTGGGIISSSASAELVKFAEMLSIPVTSTLMGLGGFPGTHPLFLGMLGMHGTYAANMAITESDVIIAIGARFDDRATGKIDEFAPKAKIIHIDIDPTSISKNIKVDIPIVGDSKIALRKMIEIYEEEKGEFAEFHKSIGAWHEQIENWKKEYPLTYVRDGTLKPQFVIEKVYEITKGDAIVATEVGQNQMWTAQFYKFIKPRTILTSGGLGTMGYGFPASIGAQVAFPDKLVIDIAGDGSIQMNIQELATAIQYNLPVKVIILNNGYLGMVRQWQQLFYQKRYTWSKIYSPDFVKLAQAYGAEGMRITKEEEVEECLREAFSNGKTTFVDVHINPEECVYPMVPAGAALKDMLLV, from the coding sequence ATGCTTAAAAGAACTGGAGCACAGATCTTTGTTGATGTCTTAAAATCCGAAGGGGTCGACACGATCTTCTGCTATCCAGGTGGAGCAACCCTTAACATTACCGATCGCTTGGCGGACTGTCCAGAAATAAAACAGATAGTTGTAAGACACGAACAGGGTGCTGTTCATGCGGCGGACGGTTACGCAAGGGCAACTGGAAAGGTGGGGGTCTGTCTCGTAACCTCGGGTCCCGGTGCAACAAACACGGTGACCGGTTTGGCGACGGCTTATATGGATTCGATCCCCGTTATCGTATTTTCCTGTCAGGTGAATACGAGCCTTATTGGGAACGACGCTTTCCAAGAAGCAGATATAGTTGGAATAACGAGACCCTGCACCAAGCACAACTACCTGGTAAAGGATGTAAAGGATCTTCCTAGAATAATGAAGGAGGCATTCCACATCGCAAGGACTGGAAGACCAGGCCCCGTCTTGGTTGATATACCAAAAGATGTAACGAGCGCGCTCACAGATGCAAAAATACCTGAAAAGGTCTTCATAAGAGGCTACCAGCCCAACTATAATCCCCACTTGGGACAGCTAAAACGGGCCCTGAGACTAATTGCCCAGTCGAAAAGGCCGATCCTTTACACTGGCGGCGGTATCATCTCATCGAGTGCCTCGGCTGAACTTGTAAAATTTGCTGAGATGCTTTCGATTCCTGTAACGAGTACGCTTATGGGGCTTGGCGGATTTCCCGGTACCCATCCCCTATTTCTAGGAATGCTCGGTATGCACGGAACGTATGCCGCAAACATGGCAATAACGGAATCCGACGTCATAATAGCGATCGGTGCTAGATTCGACGATAGGGCAACTGGAAAGATAGATGAATTCGCGCCAAAGGCCAAAATTATCCACATCGATATAGACCCAACATCTATAAGCAAAAACATAAAAGTGGATATCCCAATCGTCGGAGACTCAAAGATAGCTCTAAGGAAAATGATAGAAATATACGAGGAGGAAAAAGGCGAATTTGCTGAGTTCCACAAAAGCATAGGTGCCTGGCATGAACAGATAGAGAACTGGAAGAAGGAGTATCCCTTAACCTACGTGAGGGATGGCACACTTAAACCGCAGTTTGTGATAGAGAAGGTATACGAGATCACAAAAGGCGATGCAATAGTGGCAACAGAGGTTGGACAGAACCAGATGTGGACTGCCCAGTTTTACAAGTTCATAAAACCGAGAACCATACTCACATCCGGTGGTCTTGGGACCATGGGATATGGGTTTCCTGCAAGTATTGGGGCTCAGGTGGCTTTTCCGGACAAACTTGTGATAGACATCGCTGGGGATGGGAGCATTCAGATGAATATCCAAGAACTTGCCACTGCAATCCAGTATAATTTGCCCGTCAAAGTCATAATTCTCAACAACGGATACCTAGGAATGGTTAGACAGTGGCAGCAGCTCTTTTACCAGAAAAGATACACTTGGTCGAAGATTTACTCGCCAGATTTTGTAAAACTCGCACAAGCCTACGGCGCCGAGGGTATGAGAATCACAAAAGAGGAAGAGGTTGAAGAATGTCTCAGGGAGGCTTTCTCGAATGGCAAAACTACGTTTGTGGATGTCCACATAAATCCAGAAGAATGCGTCTACCCTATGGTACCGGCAGGTGCTGCGTTAAAGGATATGTTACTGGTTTAG
- a CDS encoding MBL fold metallo-hydrolase — MAKKNLIFLTTLLLFSFFISSFAQTKKEKDVIRTARGDLTIHFIGHGSLMMEWQNKVIHIDPYGKMADYSKLPKADLILITHHHPDHFDPDAIAKIKKNDTVIVYTKKCEERLKGGIVIANGERKTVLGIPIQAVPAYNLVHKRETGVPFHPKGEGNGYVLTFEDVRIYVAGDTENIPEMKDLKGIDIAFLPMNLPYTMTPEMVKDAALMIRPKVLYPYHFGETDPTRIVELLKDHPEIEVRIRDMR; from the coding sequence ATGGCGAAAAAGAATTTGATTTTTCTCACTACCTTACTTTTGTTTTCCTTCTTTATTTCCTCATTTGCTCAAACAAAAAAGGAAAAAGATGTCATTAGAACTGCTAGGGGTGACCTAACGATACACTTTATAGGTCACGGAAGCCTCATGATGGAGTGGCAAAACAAAGTGATCCACATCGATCCTTACGGAAAAATGGCAGATTATTCAAAGCTTCCAAAGGCTGACCTAATACTCATCACCCATCATCACCCCGACCACTTTGACCCAGACGCAATTGCAAAAATAAAGAAAAATGACACAGTTATAGTCTACACAAAAAAATGTGAAGAGAGGCTAAAAGGCGGAATCGTGATCGCAAATGGCGAAAGAAAGACTGTCCTCGGAATCCCTATCCAGGCGGTTCCGGCTTACAACTTAGTGCACAAAAGGGAAACAGGTGTACCTTTTCATCCAAAAGGCGAAGGGAATGGCTATGTCTTGACTTTCGAAGATGTACGGATCTACGTTGCTGGTGATACTGAGAATATCCCTGAAATGAAGGATTTGAAGGGAATAGACATAGCTTTTTTGCCCATGAACCTGCCATACACTATGACCCCAGAGATGGTAAAAGACGCAGCCTTAATGATAAGACCGAAGGTCTTATATCCTTACCACTTTGGCGAGACGGACCCTACTCGAATAGTTGAGCTTTTAAAGGATCATCCTGAGATCGAAGTGCGGATAAGGGATATGAGGTAA
- a CDS encoding menaquinone biosynthesis decarboxylase translates to MKDLREFLDLLESKGELKRVRVSVSKDLEITEITNRACKSDPQFNKALLFENVEGYKIPILTNLFGSERRMALCFGLNSLSELSEKVKDLLNFDLKGSVFDLLNTGYEFFKRIKEATSLKTVNNAPCQEVLFVEDEVDLRILPIPKFWPQDGGPYLTLPQLITHNPLTKKRNVGMYRLQLIDEKRLLVHWQTHKNGREHEDIARSLGIRKIPCAVALGGDPLCIWVAVLPLPIDLDEYMLVSFWRREAVRLVKCKTQPIYVPAFSEIVIEGYVDIEDRRMEGPFGDHTGYYTPQAPYPVLNVTAITMRKNPILPATVTGIPPMEDYWMGKAVERFFLPFLKLLIPEINDINMPSFGVFHNLLLVSIKKRYPGQAKKVISALWGLGMLALTKAIVVLDEDVDLKNMDEVFWHIFGSVDWIRDVILMEGPIDELDHASSKALYGGKIGIDATRKFKEEGYTRTWPEIVRMDPEIVKRVDEKWKAITSL, encoded by the coding sequence ATGAAGGACCTTCGAGAATTTTTGGATCTTTTAGAGAGCAAGGGTGAGCTGAAAAGAGTACGGGTTTCTGTCTCAAAAGATCTGGAGATAACCGAAATCACAAACAGGGCTTGCAAATCCGATCCACAGTTTAACAAAGCACTTCTTTTTGAAAACGTCGAAGGCTATAAAATTCCCATTTTGACGAATCTTTTCGGTTCGGAAAGAAGAATGGCCTTATGCTTTGGCCTTAATAGTCTTTCAGAGCTTTCAGAGAAGGTGAAAGATCTTCTCAATTTCGATCTCAAAGGATCTGTCTTTGACCTACTCAATACTGGGTATGAGTTTTTCAAAAGAATAAAGGAAGCCACATCTTTGAAGACCGTTAATAATGCACCTTGCCAGGAGGTCCTATTTGTCGAAGATGAAGTCGATCTTAGGATTCTTCCCATTCCTAAGTTTTGGCCCCAAGATGGCGGTCCGTATCTTACTCTTCCACAACTTATAACCCATAACCCTTTGACAAAAAAAAGGAACGTGGGGATGTACCGTCTCCAGCTGATTGATGAAAAAAGGCTCCTTGTCCACTGGCAAACTCACAAAAATGGCAGAGAACACGAAGATATAGCACGTAGTCTCGGCATTCGTAAGATCCCGTGTGCTGTCGCTTTAGGTGGCGATCCCCTGTGTATTTGGGTGGCAGTGCTTCCCCTTCCCATAGATTTAGATGAGTACATGCTCGTTTCATTCTGGAGGAGAGAAGCTGTAAGATTAGTAAAGTGTAAAACTCAGCCAATTTACGTTCCGGCCTTCTCTGAGATCGTAATTGAAGGTTATGTGGATATAGAGGATAGAAGGATGGAAGGGCCCTTCGGCGATCACACTGGTTATTATACGCCTCAGGCGCCGTATCCTGTTTTGAATGTGACCGCCATTACTATGAGGAAAAACCCAATATTACCTGCTACAGTTACAGGGATCCCCCCGATGGAGGACTACTGGATGGGGAAAGCCGTAGAGAGGTTCTTCTTACCCTTCCTTAAGCTCCTCATCCCAGAAATAAACGATATAAACATGCCATCTTTTGGCGTTTTTCACAACCTTCTTCTTGTCTCAATAAAAAAGAGGTATCCGGGGCAGGCAAAAAAGGTCATTTCTGCTCTTTGGGGTTTGGGCATGCTTGCCCTTACAAAAGCCATTGTAGTCTTGGACGAGGATGTGGACCTAAAAAATATGGATGAGGTTTTTTGGCACATCTTCGGATCCGTTGACTGGATAAGGGACGTAATCTTAATGGAGGGACCTATCGACGAGCTGGATCACGCATCATCGAAAGCCTTATACGGTGGTAAAATAGGCATTGATGCAACAAGAAAGTTTAAAGAAGAAGGATACACCAGGACTTGGCCAGAGATTGTGCGGATGGATCCTGAAATCGTAAAAAGGGTGGATGAGAAATGGAAGGCCATAACCTCGCTTTAA
- the ubiA gene encoding putative 4-hydroxybenzoate polyprenyltransferase, with translation MEGHNLALRKTFSSLLNFLEMIKFEHTIFALPFAYIGMVMAEGGFPEIKKFLLITLAFLAARTYAMTLNRIVDLPYDTENPRTRKRPLVTGKVTKKTAYFALFFSLALLFGAAYGLGTFVLKLLPFALFFLTFYHFTKRFTYLSHFILGFTDGLAPLGAWIAIRNSAFSSSDLPGWLLLFIVTFWIAGFDIIYQCQDVEYDRKANLHSIPARFGLKTALSLARICHATMFLGLLVLLKFLDFWLPYVISLAITLFLLIKEHMIISPYNLTRLNEAFFNINGYISIIIFSGLTISILL, from the coding sequence ATGGAAGGCCATAACCTCGCTTTAAGAAAGACGTTTTCGTCTCTTCTTAATTTTTTGGAGATGATAAAGTTTGAACATACGATCTTTGCCCTTCCTTTTGCCTACATCGGCATGGTTATGGCAGAGGGCGGCTTTCCGGAGATAAAGAAATTCTTGCTAATTACCCTTGCCTTTTTGGCCGCAAGAACCTATGCCATGACCCTAAACAGGATAGTTGATCTCCCCTATGATACAGAAAATCCGAGAACAAGAAAAAGACCACTCGTTACAGGTAAGGTAACAAAGAAGACCGCCTATTTTGCCCTCTTTTTTTCGCTTGCTCTTCTTTTTGGTGCGGCTTACGGGCTCGGTACTTTCGTCCTTAAACTTTTACCCTTCGCTCTTTTTTTTCTAACTTTTTACCATTTCACAAAGAGATTTACCTACCTTTCCCACTTCATTTTGGGATTCACAGATGGTCTTGCTCCGCTGGGTGCGTGGATAGCAATCCGTAATTCAGCTTTTTCAAGTTCGGATCTTCCCGGCTGGTTACTTCTATTTATCGTCACATTCTGGATCGCCGGGTTCGATATAATATACCAGTGTCAGGATGTAGAGTATGACAGGAAAGCGAATCTTCATTCTATTCCCGCAAGATTCGGCCTAAAGACTGCGCTGTCTCTGGCAAGAATCTGTCATGCCACAATGTTTTTGGGGCTTTTAGTTCTTTTGAAATTTTTAGATTTCTGGCTACCCTACGTCATCTCCCTGGCAATAACTCTTTTTCTTTTGATTAAGGAGCATATGATAATCTCCCCTTATAATCTTACACGCTTAAACGAGGCCTTTTTCAATATTAATGGCTACATAAGCATCATTATCTTTAGTGGGCTTACGATTTCCATCCTATTGTAG
- a CDS encoding ABC transporter substrate-binding protein gives MGKKLLCAMIFILLPLVLGHTKEAQFKLTVGVLPILDVLPIYVAEEKGYFNASNLDVEIIPCASAAERDQLVAAGSLDVIINDLVSLALFNKERVSVIGVRYAMVPKEKFFQFAIVSSKSSNITSASDLKGVPIGISQATIVHYLTERLLLKEGFKYEEIKTVPIPRIPDRLAALTRGELKAACLPEPFATLAMSMGARLILDDRRIPTLSGSLYSVSKRLLEKNPKSVKVFLSCIDRAITDINADKERSAKLLIEKKLIPSPLFGSYPVPEFPKPKVPEESAWNDVIQWLSEKNLIGRFIPYSESISTQFLKR, from the coding sequence ATGGGAAAAAAACTTCTGTGCGCGATGATTTTCATTCTTTTGCCTTTAGTTTTAGGCCACACAAAAGAGGCCCAGTTTAAGTTAACAGTTGGTGTTCTTCCGATTCTCGATGTTCTTCCAATCTACGTGGCAGAAGAAAAGGGATACTTTAACGCTTCAAATCTCGACGTCGAAATCATTCCCTGCGCATCTGCAGCAGAGAGGGACCAGTTGGTCGCTGCAGGAAGCTTGGATGTAATCATAAATGACCTTGTCTCCCTTGCCCTTTTCAATAAAGAAAGGGTTAGCGTCATTGGGGTAAGGTACGCCATGGTCCCTAAAGAAAAGTTCTTCCAGTTCGCTATTGTCTCATCCAAGTCTTCCAATATCACTTCTGCGAGCGATCTTAAAGGTGTTCCTATTGGGATTTCTCAGGCAACGATCGTCCATTATTTGACAGAAAGGTTGCTTTTAAAAGAAGGTTTCAAATACGAAGAGATAAAAACGGTCCCAATTCCTAGAATCCCTGACAGGCTTGCTGCCTTAACACGTGGAGAATTAAAAGCGGCCTGTCTACCAGAACCATTTGCTACCCTTGCAATGTCTATGGGTGCCCGTTTAATCCTGGACGATAGAAGAATCCCGACATTAAGCGGTAGTTTATATTCCGTAAGTAAGAGGCTTCTAGAAAAAAACCCAAAATCCGTGAAAGTATTTTTGTCCTGCATCGACAGAGCCATAACCGACATAAACGCCGATAAAGAGAGATCCGCAAAACTTCTTATCGAAAAAAAACTTATTCCTTCGCCGCTTTTTGGATCTTACCCAGTTCCTGAATTTCCAAAACCAAAAGTTCCTGAAGAATCGGCTTGGAATGACGTTATCCAGTGGCTTAGTGAAAAAAACTTAATCGGAAGATTCATTCCTTATTCTGAATCGATAAGCACTCAGTTTTTGAAAAGATGA
- a CDS encoding ABC transporter ATP-binding protein has product MIEFRNVTFYYERQKILFKNFSLFVERGESLAVLGPSGCGKTTFLYLVAGLLEPKEGEIIIGNQRLKGPREKTALILQDYGLLPWKTIKENVELGLKFRKPSSDNLSDYWIRRLNLSDVKDKYPHQVSGGQKQRAAIARSLVLKPDLILMDEPFSSLDAPTRESLQDLILDLKRDENLTIILVTHTIEEAVYVGRKILILLDPPHTNPPIIVNEEKTIRRNDETFTSLCLKLRDHIGKLWNRRD; this is encoded by the coding sequence ATGATAGAGTTTAGGAACGTGACCTTTTACTATGAGCGTCAAAAGATTCTTTTTAAAAATTTCTCACTTTTTGTTGAAAGGGGTGAGTCCCTTGCTGTTCTTGGTCCTTCTGGATGTGGAAAGACTACTTTCTTGTATTTGGTTGCGGGGCTCCTTGAACCCAAAGAGGGTGAAATAATAATCGGAAACCAAAGACTAAAAGGTCCAAGAGAAAAGACGGCTCTTATTCTTCAGGACTACGGACTACTTCCCTGGAAGACGATCAAAGAGAACGTAGAGCTCGGTCTCAAATTTAGAAAACCCTCATCTGACAATCTATCCGATTACTGGATCCGAAGACTGAACCTTTCGGATGTAAAAGATAAGTACCCGCACCAAGTTTCAGGAGGCCAAAAACAGAGGGCAGCAATTGCAAGGTCTTTGGTCCTAAAGCCCGATCTGATTCTTATGGACGAACCCTTCTCCTCCCTTGACGCACCAACTAGGGAAAGCCTTCAGGATCTCATCCTCGACCTTAAGCGTGATGAGAACTTGACTATTATCCTTGTGACCCACACCATCGAGGAGGCAGTCTACGTTGGAAGAAAGATTCTCATCCTTTTAGACCCACCCCACACGAATCCTCCGATAATAGTAAACGAGGAAAAAACGATCCGAAGAAATGACGAAACTTTCACGTCCCTTTGTCTTAAACTCCGTGACCATATTGGAAAACTATGGAATCGAAGGGATTGA
- a CDS encoding ABC transporter permease subunit — MAFFENLSKDLGKHFLASLKRVVISIFFAIAIASPLGLIIGQLDSLNRLFSPFIYLMYPVPKVVFVPVIILFFGMGDFAKILMIFIILFFQILVLTRDSATNLRPEIIISIKSLGAKRRHLFLHVYLPFCLPAVFTGIRQSIGTAIAVLYVAELFATKYGLGYYIYLTGSTLFDYPSMYAGIFAMGILGFGLYFVTDLLERIFCPWKF; from the coding sequence ATGGCATTTTTTGAAAATCTCTCAAAGGATTTAGGCAAACACTTTCTAGCAAGCCTAAAACGGGTCGTCATAAGCATCTTTTTTGCCATAGCCATTGCCTCTCCTCTTGGGCTTATCATAGGACAGCTGGATTCGTTAAACAGGCTCTTTTCCCCTTTCATTTATCTTATGTACCCCGTCCCAAAGGTTGTTTTTGTGCCAGTCATCATTCTCTTTTTCGGAATGGGAGATTTCGCAAAGATACTCATGATATTTATCATTCTCTTCTTTCAGATTTTGGTTCTCACAAGGGACAGTGCCACGAATTTAAGACCCGAGATCATCATCTCTATAAAAAGTCTTGGTGCCAAAAGAAGGCATCTATTTTTGCACGTCTATCTTCCTTTTTGCCTTCCCGCAGTCTTTACCGGTATTAGGCAATCTATCGGAACGGCTATTGCCGTACTCTACGTGGCTGAGCTTTTCGCGACGAAATACGGTCTCGGATACTACATTTACCTTACAGGAAGCACTCTCTTTGATTACCCTTCCATGTATGCCGGTATTTTTGCGATGGGGATTTTGGGATTCGGTTTATATTTTGTAACTGATCTTTTAGAGCGTATTTTCTGTCCCTGGAAATTTTAA
- a CDS encoding FAD-dependent oxidoreductase: MKIAVIGGGISGISAAKVALRFGHEVVIIEKEESLGGLMAKIANCRVGFKTFFDEIKDEPNLKVMTKKVVSGLEKKNGRFFLTLNGYETIEADRIIIAVGLSVYEPEFRKKRVLSSFDFDSIIDQRNETLPEDFRRIAFVLCAGSRRKEYPLCSAVCCSYTLRQIKWTFMRSMPEITVFYNDLRFFGQEYFLERLFREANVRFLRTNTQNIEETEDFVRLRYYLNGKVVNEDFNYVVLTSSLRPNSELIRLAEIFGFSLNQYGFVSEPSPLRTDAENIFACGGCLEPMNIKDSIITGYAAGYLASGGKERERERKKIFRLDDPRPDHFSDGGSRFVLYLGASDPYTAMFYEFFSHRFLELAYRLKEEGKEIYVLTRNVVAPSYGELLYQETRKKGVIFIHLEESDEVVFEGNTVHIKGQRSIKIEADRLILMEDLVKDLKDCEILGFTRSEPQLRWSPTKWANDRYHVGLARYPREKRWEMREYYAALAEMFLEPEKKQVAKVQEERCSGCASCEKSCLSGAIEILRRETKVTLFGPYLKFSKPVAHVSEDLCVGCGSCVATCPSHAIEL; this comes from the coding sequence ATGAAGATAGCGGTGATAGGTGGGGGGATAAGCGGGATCTCTGCGGCAAAAGTAGCTTTAAGATTCGGCCACGAGGTCGTGATCATAGAGAAAGAAGAATCTCTTGGCGGCCTTATGGCAAAAATAGCCAACTGTCGGGTTGGGTTTAAGACTTTCTTTGACGAAATAAAAGATGAGCCAAACCTTAAAGTCATGACAAAAAAGGTCGTTTCGGGACTGGAGAAGAAAAACGGACGATTTTTTCTTACCCTAAACGGTTACGAGACAATAGAGGCAGATAGGATCATAATCGCCGTAGGACTTTCTGTCTACGAACCGGAATTCAGAAAAAAAAGGGTTCTTTCTAGCTTCGATTTCGATTCCATAATCGATCAAAGAAATGAAACCCTTCCTGAAGATTTTAGAAGGATCGCATTTGTCCTTTGTGCGGGCTCAAGAAGGAAGGAATATCCTTTGTGCTCCGCGGTCTGCTGTTCCTATACCCTTAGGCAAATAAAATGGACATTTATGAGATCGATGCCAGAAATTACCGTTTTTTACAATGATCTCAGATTCTTCGGACAGGAGTACTTTTTAGAAAGGTTGTTCAGAGAGGCCAATGTTAGGTTTCTGAGGACAAATACTCAGAACATAGAAGAGACTGAAGATTTTGTAAGGTTAAGGTACTATCTTAACGGGAAAGTCGTAAACGAAGATTTCAACTACGTTGTTCTTACGAGTTCGTTGAGGCCTAACTCAGAACTCATCCGGCTTGCGGAGATTTTCGGCTTTTCTCTCAATCAGTACGGATTCGTTTCAGAGCCCTCACCTTTGAGAACTGACGCAGAAAATATTTTTGCCTGTGGCGGTTGTCTAGAACCTATGAATATAAAGGACTCAATCATAACAGGATACGCGGCGGGATATCTCGCATCCGGTGGTAAGGAACGGGAGAGAGAAAGGAAAAAGATTTTTCGGCTCGATGATCCTAGACCGGATCATTTTTCGGATGGCGGGAGTAGATTTGTACTCTATCTGGGGGCCAGTGATCCTTATACAGCAATGTTTTATGAGTTCTTTTCCCACAGATTTTTGGAGCTGGCATATAGACTCAAAGAAGAGGGCAAAGAAATTTACGTGCTCACAAGGAACGTCGTAGCTCCCTCCTACGGAGAGCTCCTCTACCAAGAGACAAGAAAAAAAGGGGTAATCTTCATACACCTTGAAGAATCTGATGAAGTGGTCTTCGAAGGAAATACTGTCCATATAAAAGGGCAAAGATCCATAAAAATAGAGGCTGATAGACTCATTCTTATGGAGGACCTTGTAAAGGACCTGAAAGATTGCGAGATACTTGGATTTACAAGATCAGAACCTCAGCTTAGATGGTCACCGACGAAGTGGGCAAATGATAGATACCATGTGGGTTTAGCGAGATACCCACGCGAAAAAAGATGGGAGATGAGGGAGTACTATGCGGCTTTGGCGGAGATGTTTTTGGAACCGGAAAAAAAACAGGTGGCCAAAGTTCAAGAAGAGAGATGTAGTGGATGTGCCTCTTGTGAGAAGTCGTGCCTATCGGGGGCGATAGAGATTCTAAGAAGGGAGACAAAAGTTACGCTTTTCGGTCCCTACCTTAAATTCTCTAAACCCGTGGCCCATGTGAGCGAAGATCTCTGTGTAGGATGTGGCTCCTGTGTCGCAACCTGTCCTTCCCACGCAATAGAACTTTAA
- a CDS encoding heterodisulfide reductase-related iron-sulfur binding cluster — translation MTYAYYPGCALKGSAKRLDLTLRKLFSRLGLTMKEIPDWTCCGALEYGDRKQIILNSKKNLNKASFISRMVIAACPLCVKNLKESEKDGEFSIFHPLDLLNVKLILSAEIKNDLTNHIFTPYYGCLLMRPKETALKDKEVMEKIIKALGGEVCGTEIKDKCCGGNRFFIDKDLAFNLSKIILERSKGTFVVFCPFCHLILKTFSGDRKVIYFTELLLYVLGDIKKL, via the coding sequence ATGACATACGCTTACTATCCTGGCTGTGCCCTTAAAGGTTCGGCAAAAAGGCTCGATCTCACATTAAGGAAGCTTTTTAGTAGGCTCGGCTTGACGATGAAAGAAATACCGGATTGGACTTGTTGTGGGGCACTGGAGTACGGGGATAGAAAGCAAATAATACTTAACTCTAAAAAAAACTTAAATAAAGCGTCTTTTATATCCCGAATGGTTATTGCGGCATGTCCTTTGTGTGTGAAAAACTTGAAAGAGAGTGAAAAAGACGGAGAGTTCTCGATTTTCCACCCACTGGACCTACTCAACGTAAAACTTATCCTATCGGCGGAAATAAAAAACGACTTAACGAATCACATATTTACACCCTATTATGGGTGCCTCCTTATGAGACCGAAAGAGACGGCGCTAAAGGACAAGGAGGTGATGGAAAAGATAATAAAAGCCCTCGGAGGAGAAGTGTGTGGAACGGAAATAAAGGATAAGTGCTGCGGCGGAAACAGATTCTTCATAGACAAAGATCTGGCCTTCAATCTTTCGAAAATAATCCTTGAAAGATCGAAAGGAACTTTTGTTGTCTTCTGTCCTTTTTGTCACTTAATACTCAAAACGTTTTCGGGTGATAGAAAAGTAATCTATTTTACGGAGCTTTTACTCTACGTATTGGGGGATATAAAAAAGCTATGA
- a CDS encoding (Fe-S)-binding protein, translated as MQKIEERIFEYTGYKQEDFSVCLGCKICASVCTLNDVGFKVNPQELLLSLFMGLKIKNHVLINLCTSCYRCTESCPWEIRIPELVRAIKEITDKEESFTKAMKESIRIFGRVYEPYVILRVLPTIILKGYVKYLKRWKDYINFHLPTFAGKKG; from the coding sequence ATGCAGAAGATTGAGGAAAGAATATTCGAATACACAGGATACAAACAGGAAGACTTTTCCGTCTGCTTGGGATGTAAGATCTGTGCTTCCGTTTGCACCTTAAATGACGTTGGTTTTAAAGTAAACCCTCAAGAATTACTCCTTTCCCTTTTTATGGGATTAAAGATCAAAAACCACGTGCTTATAAATTTGTGCACGAGTTGCTATAGATGCACGGAGTCGTGTCCGTGGGAGATAAGGATTCCCGAGCTTGTCCGGGCAATAAAGGAGATTACAGATAAAGAAGAAAGCTTCACCAAAGCCATGAAGGAATCTATAAGAATCTTCGGAAGGGTTTATGAACCCTACGTCATATTGAGGGTCCTTCCGACTATCATCCTCAAGGGATATGTAAAGTACCTCAAGAGGTGGAAAGATTACATAAACTTTCACCTACCAACTTTTGCGGGAAAAAAAGGATGA